From the genome of Amia ocellicauda isolate fAmiCal2 chromosome 14, fAmiCal2.hap1, whole genome shotgun sequence, one region includes:
- the LOC136768441 gene encoding caspase-14, which produces MATHIDERKWLQALANIVEELEEVEYKKMQNNLLNIPGGKRKSTGKTDMPQLIISTYGLEHSVKEVARIMKLIPRNDPTILNLLQPFMSKIKTAAAPPVSSTASDDTPHPAQGDGPGFSCLKRQKTVDRYNDEGDVYDINGTRDVFVLCQKVDRPGAKRDLQIVNDLMEKRYSFNLKIKEDLDGKEIVPEIRTFRDGLSKDVKCCFVVLMAHGTMKDGKALIVGVDKNLVPLSEIFSLFNNHNCPQLQGKPKVFIIQACRGSNRDSSVMQADDEAMETAYEEDSPFKFSLPIISDTLAVYPTLPGYKALRHPFNGSPLILNMEKVFKQFDDRYHVLDLFTKVNRILVHQDYI; this is translated from the exons ATGGCGACACATATTGATGAGAGAAAGTGGCTCCAGGCTCTGGCCAACATTGTGGAGGAGTTAGAGGAAGTAGAGTATAAGAAGATGCAGAATAACCTATTGAATATCCCAGGAGGGAAGAGGAAGAGCACGGGCAAGACAGATATGCCCCAGCTGATCATCTCCACCTACGGACTTGAGCACTCAGTGAAGGAGGTGGCGCGCATCATGAAGCTAATCCCCAGAAATGACCCCACCATACTCAACCTGCTGCAGCCCTTCATGTCCAAGATCAAGACAG CTGCAGCTCCTCCGGTGTCCAGTACTGCTTCCGATGACACACCCCACCCAGCCCAAGGAGATGGGCCTG GTTTTTCCTGCTTAAAACGCCAGAAGACAGTGGATCGCTACAATGATGAG GGTGATGTCTATGACATCAATGGAACACGGGACGTTTTCGTTTTGTGTCAGAAGGTTGACAGACCCGGGGCGAAAAGAGACCTGCAGATCGTTAATGACTTAATGGAGAAACGATACAGCTTCAACTTGAAAATAAAAGAAGACCTGGATGGAAAG GAGATCGTCCCAGAAATAAGAACATTCAGAGACGGCCTCAGTAAAGATGTCAAGTGCTGCTTCGTGGTGCTCATGGCCCACGGGACAATGAAGGACGGCAAGGCCCTGATTGTAGGAGTTGATAAGAACCTGGTCCCTCTGAGTGAAATCTTCAGCCTCTTCAACAACCACAATTGCCCCCAGCTGCAGGGCAAACCCAAGGTCTTCATCATCCAGGCCTGTCGAGGAA GTAACCGGGACAGCAGTGTGATGCAGGCTGATGACGAAGCCATGGAGACGGCATACGAGGAGGACAGCCCGTTCAAGTTCAGTCTGCCCATCATCAGTGACACCCTCGCTGTGTACCCTACACTGCCAG GTTACAAGGCCTTGCGCCACCCTTTTAATGGATCCCCGCTGATTCTGAACATGGAGAAAGTCTTCAAGCAATTTGATGACCGGTACCACGTGCTGGACCTGTTCACAAAG GTGAACCGGATTCTGGTCCATCAGGACTATATTTAG